In the genome of Pseudomonas sp. HS6, one region contains:
- the ubiG gene encoding bifunctional 2-polyprenyl-6-hydroxyphenol methylase/3-demethylubiquinol 3-O-methyltransferase UbiG — MSNVDHAEIAKFEALAHRWWDRESEFKPLHDINPLRVNWIDERVNLAGKKVLDVGCGGGILSEAMAQRGATVTGIDMGEAPLAVAQLHQLESGVNVEYRQITAEALAEEMPEQFDVVTCLEMLEHVPDPSSVIRACFRMVKPGGQVFFSTINRNPKAYLFAIVGAEYIMKLLPRGTHDFKKFIRPSELGAWSRMAGLTVKDIIGLTYNPLTKHYKLAADVDVNYMIQTLREE; from the coding sequence ATGAGCAACGTCGACCACGCCGAAATCGCCAAATTCGAAGCCCTGGCCCATCGCTGGTGGGACCGCGAAAGCGAGTTCAAACCGCTGCACGACATCAACCCGCTGCGGGTCAACTGGATTGACGAGCGCGTCAACCTGGCCGGCAAGAAGGTCCTCGACGTCGGCTGCGGCGGCGGCATCCTCAGTGAAGCCATGGCCCAGCGCGGCGCAACGGTGACAGGCATCGACATGGGCGAAGCGCCGCTGGCGGTCGCACAACTGCACCAGCTGGAATCTGGCGTGAATGTCGAGTACCGGCAGATCACCGCCGAAGCCCTGGCCGAAGAAATGCCCGAGCAGTTCGATGTCGTCACCTGCCTGGAAATGCTTGAACACGTACCGGACCCGTCCTCGGTGATCCGCGCCTGCTTCCGCATGGTCAAGCCCGGCGGCCAAGTGTTCTTCTCCACCATCAACCGCAACCCGAAGGCGTACCTGTTCGCCATCGTCGGCGCCGAATACATCATGAAGCTGCTGCCGCGCGGCACCCACGACTTCAAGAAATTCATCCGCCCGTCCGAGCTGGGCGCCTGGAGCCGCATGGCCGGCCTCACCGTCAAGGACATCATCGGTCTGACCTACAACCCGTTGACCAAGCACTACAAGCTGGCCGCGGACGTTGACGTCAACTACATGATCCAGACCCTGCGCGAGGAGTAA
- a CDS encoding EAL domain-containing protein, giving the protein MKQKRTLGTPRLLGIVWPFIAVVLFQALLGGVSLYVLSAVRGYVAGESLWSKGQKDAIYYLNLYADSRDEAIYLKYQNAIAVPQGGHQLRLALDKQPPDLQAAREGILKGGNHPDDVSSLIWLYLNFRHFSYLETAIDRWTLGDAYLVELDDVAQEMHRRITANEASDADIRRWKDRIFAINDGVTPAAKAFSDALGEGSRVILRLLLFTNLATALGLIVLALLRTRKLLKQRHAFAEALQLEKDRAHVTLHSIGDGVITTDVSGAIEYMNPAAEALTHWKAEQAAGLPLAALFNLLDDNAQTEGLTLIEHILSGQLSGGSEHSKLIQRLDGSTVSVTLVGAPIRNAGKVSGTVLVLHDMTQERQYIANLSWQATHDALTGLANRREFEYRLEQALHNLTRQPGRHALMFLDLDQFKLVNDTCGHAAGDELLRHICALLQSGLREGDTLARLGGDEFGILLENCAPEAAEKIAEGLRQTVQNLHFVWKGRPFLTTVSIGLVHVAQTPTTLEASLRAADMACYMAKEKGRNRVQVYHADDSELSLRFGEMAWVQRLHMALEENRFCLYAQEIAPLGSVAGGAGGHIEILLRLHDEAGRMILPDSFIPAAERYGLMTSLDRWVVQNVFKVIAQCINEECERPLAMCAINLSGITIGDDAFLHFLREQFDIYSVPPEMICFEITETSAIANLGSAIRFINELKGLGCYFSLDDFCAGMSSFAYLKHLPVDFLKIDGSFVKDMLDDPINRAMVEVINHIGHVMGKQTIAEFVETAQIEQALLEIGVDYAQGYVIERPQLFTCDSLQSRPARPQPLLFKAPGTFR; this is encoded by the coding sequence ATGAAGCAAAAGCGGACTCTCGGAACGCCTCGGTTGTTGGGCATCGTCTGGCCATTTATCGCCGTCGTGTTGTTTCAAGCCTTGCTGGGTGGCGTGAGCCTTTACGTCCTGTCGGCCGTTCGCGGTTATGTGGCAGGCGAGAGCCTTTGGTCCAAGGGCCAAAAAGACGCCATCTATTACCTCAACCTGTATGCCGACAGCCGTGACGAGGCGATTTATCTCAAATACCAGAACGCGATTGCCGTGCCTCAGGGCGGCCATCAGTTGCGCCTGGCGCTGGACAAGCAACCGCCCGACCTGCAAGCGGCGCGCGAGGGCATCCTCAAGGGCGGCAACCACCCGGATGATGTCTCCAGCCTGATCTGGCTGTACCTGAACTTCCGGCACTTCAGTTACCTGGAAACGGCCATCGACCGCTGGACGCTCGGCGATGCCTATCTGGTGGAACTTGACGACGTGGCGCAGGAGATGCACCGGCGCATCACGGCCAATGAAGCCAGTGACGCCGATATCCGGCGCTGGAAAGACCGGATCTTTGCGATCAACGATGGTGTGACCCCCGCAGCCAAGGCCTTCAGCGACGCGTTGGGCGAGGGCTCGCGGGTAATCCTGCGCCTGCTGCTGTTCACCAACCTCGCGACGGCGCTGGGCCTGATCGTGCTGGCACTGCTGCGTACCCGAAAACTGCTCAAGCAGCGACATGCGTTCGCCGAGGCGTTGCAGCTGGAGAAGGACCGGGCTCATGTCACCCTGCACTCGATCGGTGACGGGGTCATCACCACCGATGTGAGCGGCGCGATCGAATACATGAATCCGGCCGCCGAGGCCTTGACCCACTGGAAGGCTGAGCAGGCGGCCGGCTTGCCCTTGGCTGCACTGTTCAATCTGTTGGATGACAATGCCCAGACCGAAGGGCTGACCCTGATCGAACACATTCTCAGCGGCCAGCTTAGCGGAGGCAGCGAGCACTCGAAGTTGATTCAGCGGCTCGACGGCAGCACCGTGTCGGTGACCCTGGTCGGGGCACCGATCCGCAATGCCGGCAAGGTCAGCGGGACGGTGCTGGTGCTGCATGACATGACCCAGGAGCGGCAATACATCGCCAACCTGTCGTGGCAGGCGACTCACGATGCGTTGACCGGCCTGGCCAATCGCCGCGAGTTTGAGTATCGCCTCGAGCAGGCTCTGCACAATTTGACCCGTCAGCCAGGGCGGCATGCGCTGATGTTCCTCGATCTCGATCAGTTCAAACTGGTCAACGACACCTGCGGGCATGCAGCGGGTGATGAGTTGTTGCGGCATATCTGCGCGTTGCTGCAATCGGGCCTGCGTGAGGGCGACACGCTGGCGAGACTTGGGGGCGACGAGTTTGGCATTCTGTTGGAAAACTGCGCGCCGGAAGCGGCCGAGAAGATCGCCGAGGGGCTGCGTCAGACGGTGCAGAACCTGCATTTCGTCTGGAAGGGGCGGCCGTTCCTGACCACCGTCAGTATTGGTCTGGTGCATGTCGCGCAAACCCCGACCACCCTCGAAGCTTCATTGCGGGCAGCCGACATGGCCTGCTACATGGCCAAGGAAAAGGGCCGCAACCGGGTGCAGGTCTACCATGCTGACGATTCGGAGCTGTCCCTGCGGTTCGGCGAAATGGCCTGGGTACAGCGTCTGCACATGGCCCTGGAGGAAAACCGCTTCTGTCTCTATGCCCAGGAAATCGCACCATTGGGGTCGGTGGCTGGTGGCGCGGGCGGGCACATCGAAATTCTGTTGCGTCTGCATGACGAAGCGGGTCGGATGATTCTGCCGGACAGTTTCATACCGGCGGCCGAGCGTTACGGTTTGATGACGTCACTCGATCGCTGGGTTGTGCAGAATGTATTTAAGGTAATTGCCCAATGTATTAACGAAGAGTGCGAACGGCCTCTGGCAATGTGTGCGATTAATCTTTCAGGCATTACTATCGGAGATGACGCGTTCTTGCACTTTCTTCGGGAACAGTTTGATATCTATTCCGTTCCGCCTGAAATGATTTGTTTTGAAATTACAGAAACCAGCGCCATTGCAAATCTCGGCAGTGCTATCCGTTTTATTAATGAACTCAAAGGCTTGGGTTGTTACTTCTCGTTGGACGACTTTTGCGCCGGAATGTCTTCATTCGCATATTTGAAACATTTGCCTGTAGACTTCCTGAAGATCGACGGGAGTTTCGTAAAGGATATGCTGGACGACCCGATTAACCGCGCTATGGTCGAAGTGATCAATCACATCGGGCATGTCATGGGTAAGCAGACAATTGCCGAGTTTGTCGAAACAGCGCAGATCGAGCAGGCATTGCTTGAAATCGGCGTGGATTACGCTCAGGGTTATGTCATCGAACGCCCGCAATTGTTTACCTGTGACAGTTTGCAAAGTCGGCCCGCCAGACCGCAGCCGTTGTTGTTCAAAGCGCCTGGCACGTTCCGTTGA
- a CDS encoding GGDEF domain-containing protein — MKSPSQTTAIDFDSAKLQRLGFGQLPPLLERPVSLAQLRQQMSLQLQTSLEPQRILGLFFREVQRLVPLDALSYVHSGSDLRLEFGARGHHSASYSLSHDGEHMGELVFRRNQRFSEQELGNLESLLSSLLYPMRNALLYRVATQTALRDPLTGAGNRIAMEQTLQREIEMSRRHLQPLSLLMLDIDHFKQVNDSHGHSAGDEVLKAVAASIKDQLRNVDMVFRYGGEEFLILLSNTSREAAAMVGERLRYAAQAQDYYADGQLIELTVSLGCSTLLPGESADSLLRRADSALYVAKREGRNRLTMAG, encoded by the coding sequence ATGAAATCACCCTCCCAGACCACTGCAATTGACTTCGATAGTGCCAAATTGCAACGCCTGGGCTTTGGCCAGTTGCCTCCGCTTCTGGAGCGACCTGTCAGCCTGGCGCAATTGCGTCAGCAAATGAGCCTGCAACTGCAAACCAGCCTTGAGCCGCAACGCATCCTCGGTCTGTTTTTCCGCGAAGTTCAGCGACTGGTGCCGCTCGATGCCTTGAGCTATGTGCACAGCGGCAGTGACTTGCGCCTGGAATTCGGCGCCCGCGGTCATCATTCGGCCAGCTACAGCCTCAGCCACGACGGTGAGCACATGGGCGAGTTGGTGTTTCGCCGCAACCAGCGCTTCAGTGAGCAGGAACTGGGCAATCTGGAATCGCTTCTGTCGTCGCTGCTGTACCCGATGCGCAACGCACTGCTTTATCGTGTCGCAACGCAAACCGCCCTGCGCGACCCACTCACGGGCGCCGGCAACCGCATCGCCATGGAGCAGACCCTGCAGCGGGAGATCGAGATGTCGCGTCGACACCTGCAACCGTTGTCGCTGCTGATGCTGGACATCGACCACTTCAAACAGGTCAATGACAGTCATGGCCACAGCGCTGGCGATGAAGTGCTCAAAGCTGTCGCGGCATCGATCAAGGACCAGTTGCGCAACGTCGACATGGTGTTCCGCTATGGCGGGGAAGAGTTCCTGATCCTGCTGTCCAACACCAGCCGCGAAGCCGCCGCGATGGTTGGCGAACGCCTGCGGTATGCAGCACAAGCCCAGGACTATTATGCCGATGGCCAGTTGATCGAACTGACCGTGAGCCTCGGCTGTTCGACCCTGCTGCCGGGTGAATCCGCCGACAGCCTGCTGCGCCGCGCCGACAGCGCGCTGTACGTGGCCAAGCGCGAGGGGCGTAATCGCCTGACAATGGCCGGCTGA
- a CDS encoding DsbA family protein: MCSWCWGFAPVAKALVEQAQAAGVELHLVVGGLRTGSGAALEPTTRRYILEHWQAVTEATGQPFKFEGALPDGFVYDTEPACRAIVTARSLAPDCAWKLVGLIQHAFYAEGRDVTQASVLVELAEKAGVPRIEFAALFDHADQHKATQADFSWVQDLGIAGFPTLLAERNGQLALLTNGYQPLSELSPLLGRWLERAACV, encoded by the coding sequence ATGTGTTCGTGGTGCTGGGGATTTGCTCCGGTAGCCAAGGCATTGGTGGAGCAGGCGCAGGCAGCCGGGGTGGAACTGCACCTGGTGGTCGGCGGGTTGCGCACCGGCAGCGGCGCGGCACTTGAACCCACCACCCGGCGCTACATTCTCGAACACTGGCAGGCGGTCACCGAGGCCACCGGCCAGCCGTTCAAATTCGAAGGCGCATTGCCGGACGGTTTTGTCTACGACACCGAGCCTGCCTGCCGTGCCATCGTCACCGCGCGCAGCCTGGCACCGGATTGCGCGTGGAAACTAGTCGGGCTGATCCAGCACGCGTTTTACGCTGAAGGTCGCGATGTCACCCAGGCCAGCGTTCTGGTGGAGCTGGCAGAGAAGGCTGGCGTCCCCCGCATCGAATTTGCTGCCCTGTTTGATCATGCCGATCAACACAAGGCGACCCAGGCCGATTTCAGTTGGGTTCAGGATCTGGGCATCGCCGGATTCCCGACCCTGCTCGCCGAGCGCAATGGCCAACTGGCGTTGCTGACCAACGGTTATCAGCCGCTCAGTGAACTGTCACCGCTGCTCGGTCGATGGCTGGAGCGCGCGGCCTGTGTCTGA
- a CDS encoding TenA family transcriptional regulator, translated as MIDTFNRTGPLMEAASYPAWAQQLIQDCSESKRRVVEHELYLRMRDNKLSAKTMRQYLIGGWPVVEQFALYMAQNLTKTKFARHPGEDMARRWLMRNIRVELNHADYWVNWSRAHGVSLEDLQAQQVPPELHALSHWCWHTSSADSLIVAIAATNYAIEGATGEWSALVCSTGVYAAAFPEEDRKRAMKWLKMHAQYDDAHPWEALEIICTLAGMNPSKALQVELRQAVCKSYDYMYLFLERCMQLELTERVLVGRERRALVES; from the coding sequence GTGATCGACACATTCAACCGAACCGGACCACTCATGGAAGCTGCAAGTTATCCCGCCTGGGCACAACAGTTGATCCAGGATTGCAGCGAGAGCAAACGCCGGGTTGTCGAACATGAACTTTACCTGCGCATGCGTGATAACAAGCTCAGCGCCAAGACCATGCGCCAGTACCTGATCGGGGGCTGGCCCGTCGTTGAGCAGTTCGCGTTGTACATGGCGCAGAACCTCACCAAGACCAAGTTCGCCCGTCACCCGGGTGAAGACATGGCTCGGCGCTGGCTGATGCGCAATATTCGCGTCGAACTCAACCATGCCGATTACTGGGTCAACTGGAGTCGGGCTCACGGCGTGAGTCTGGAAGACCTCCAGGCCCAGCAAGTGCCGCCGGAGTTGCATGCCCTGAGTCACTGGTGCTGGCACACCAGTTCGGCGGATTCGCTGATCGTGGCCATTGCCGCCACCAACTATGCGATTGAAGGCGCGACCGGGGAGTGGTCGGCGCTGGTCTGCTCGACAGGTGTGTACGCCGCCGCTTTCCCTGAAGAAGATCGAAAGCGGGCGATGAAATGGCTGAAGATGCACGCCCAGTACGATGATGCCCACCCGTGGGAAGCGCTGGAGATCATCTGCACCCTGGCCGGGATGAACCCGAGCAAGGCCTTGCAGGTGGAACTGCGCCAGGCCGTGTGCAAGAGTTACGACTACATGTACTTGTTCCTCGAGCGCTGCATGCAGCTGGAGTTGACGGAGCGGGTGCTGGTCGGGCGCGAGCGACGGGCGCTGGTCGAGAGCTAG
- a CDS encoding TRZ/ATZ family hydrolase, protein MPKPAIALDLLLLPTWLVPVEPAGVVLKEHGLGIRDGRLVFIGPRAEALKCNAAEVRELPDVLLSPGLINAHGHAAMTLFRGLADDLPLMTWLENHIWPAEGKWVDEDFVRDGTDLAIAEQIKGGITCFSDMYFFPKVASERVHNSGIRAQIAIPILDFPIPGAASADEAIRQGVELFGDLKHHERIKITFGPHAPYTVGDENLEKIRVIAEELDASIHMHVHETAFEVQQAVEQRGERPLARLGRLGLLGPRFQAVHMTQISDDDLALLVESNTSVIHCPESNLKLASGFCPVERLWQAGVNVAVGTDGAASNNDLDLLGETRTAALLAKAVAGSATALDAHRALRMATLNGARALGIEAETGSLELGKAADIVAFDLSGLAQQPVYDPVSQLIYATGRDCVKHLWVAGKQLLDDRRLTRLDEQQLGETARAWGRRISGHTES, encoded by the coding sequence ATGCCGAAACCTGCCATTGCGCTCGACTTATTATTGCTGCCGACCTGGCTGGTACCCGTCGAACCCGCAGGCGTGGTGCTCAAAGAGCATGGCCTGGGCATCCGCGACGGTCGCCTCGTGTTCATCGGCCCGCGCGCCGAAGCCTTGAAGTGTAACGCCGCCGAAGTCCGTGAATTGCCGGACGTGCTGCTCAGCCCCGGCCTGATCAACGCTCACGGTCATGCGGCCATGACCCTGTTCCGCGGCCTCGCTGACGATCTGCCGTTGATGACCTGGCTGGAAAACCATATCTGGCCGGCCGAAGGCAAATGGGTCGATGAAGATTTCGTCCGTGATGGCACTGACCTGGCCATCGCCGAACAGATCAAAGGTGGCATCACCTGTTTCTCGGACATGTACTTCTTCCCGAAGGTTGCCAGTGAGCGCGTGCACAACAGTGGAATCCGTGCGCAGATCGCGATTCCGATCCTCGATTTCCCGATTCCGGGCGCTGCCAGCGCCGATGAAGCCATACGTCAGGGCGTCGAACTGTTCGGCGACCTGAAGCATCACGAACGCATCAAGATCACTTTCGGCCCTCATGCACCCTACACCGTTGGTGATGAGAACCTGGAAAAAATCCGTGTGATTGCCGAAGAACTGGACGCCTCGATCCACATGCACGTCCACGAAACCGCCTTCGAAGTGCAGCAAGCGGTGGAACAGCGCGGCGAACGACCACTGGCCCGCCTCGGCCGACTGGGCCTGCTTGGCCCGCGCTTCCAGGCCGTGCACATGACGCAGATCAGCGATGACGACCTGGCGTTGCTGGTAGAAAGCAACACCAGCGTGATCCACTGCCCGGAGTCGAACCTGAAACTGGCCAGCGGCTTCTGCCCGGTAGAGCGCCTGTGGCAGGCCGGGGTCAACGTGGCCGTCGGCACCGATGGCGCCGCGAGCAACAATGACCTGGACCTGCTGGGCGAAACCCGCACCGCTGCACTGCTGGCCAAAGCCGTCGCCGGCTCCGCCACCGCGCTGGACGCCCACCGGGCGCTGCGCATGGCCACGCTGAACGGCGCGCGGGCATTGGGGATCGAAGCCGAGACCGGCTCCCTGGAGCTCGGCAAGGCCGCGGACATTGTCGCGTTCGACCTGTCCGGCCTGGCACAGCAACCGGTCTATGACCCGGTCTCGCAACTTATTTACGCCACCGGCCGAGACTGCGTGAAACATCTGTGGGTCGCCGGCAAGCAATTGCTCGACGACCGACGCCTGACGCGCCTGGACGAACAACAGCTCGGCGAAACCGCCCGGGCCTGGGGCCGACGCATCAGCGGCCACACCGAATCGTAA
- a CDS encoding ABC transporter ATP-binding protein: MSDPADDTPAVKRVDRLSWAEVRRLALHHKKSLWIANGVAVLATLCSVPIPLLLPLLVDEVLLGHGDAALKVMNHALPTMWQQAAGYIGLMLVVTLTLRCSALCFGVLQARLFARLAKDIVYRIRVRLIERLKRISLGEYESLGSGTVTTHLVTDLDTLDKFVGETLSRFLVAMLTLVGTASILMWMHWKLALLILLFNPLVIYATVQLGKRVKHLKKLENDSTARFTQALSETLDAIQEVRAGNRQGFFLGRLGLRAQEVRNYAVNSQWKTDASNRASGLLFQFGIDIFRAAAMLTVLFSDLSIGQMLAVFSYLWFMIGPVEQLLNLQYAYYAAGGALTRINELLARADEPQYPGGVDPFKGRDTVGIEVQGLSFGYGDELVLDHMNLSIAPGEKVAIVGASGGGKSTLVQLLLGLYTPLAGTIRFGGSTQQEIGLETVRENVAVVLQHPALFNDTVRANLTMGRTRSDEACWQALEIAQLEPTIRALPDGLDSIVGRSGVRLSGGQRQRLAIARMILAEPKVVILDEATSALDAATEYNLHQAMARFLHGRTTLIIAHRLSAVKQADRVLVFDGGQVAEDGDHQQLIADGGLYAKLYGHLQRL, encoded by the coding sequence GTGTCTGACCCGGCCGATGACACGCCAGCCGTCAAGCGTGTCGACCGGCTGAGCTGGGCTGAAGTCCGGCGTCTGGCACTTCATCACAAAAAATCCCTGTGGATCGCCAACGGCGTCGCCGTACTGGCGACGCTGTGCAGCGTGCCGATCCCGTTGCTGCTGCCATTGCTGGTGGACGAAGTTCTGCTCGGCCACGGCGATGCCGCGCTGAAGGTCATGAACCACGCGCTGCCGACGATGTGGCAGCAGGCGGCGGGCTACATCGGCCTGATGCTGGTGGTGACACTGACCCTGCGTTGCAGCGCCCTGTGCTTTGGCGTGTTGCAGGCGCGGTTGTTTGCGCGGCTGGCCAAGGACATCGTTTACCGCATTCGTGTGCGCCTGATCGAGCGTCTGAAGCGTATTTCCCTCGGCGAATACGAAAGCCTGGGCAGCGGCACGGTCACCACGCACCTGGTCACCGACCTCGACACCCTCGACAAGTTTGTCGGCGAAACCCTCAGTCGTTTCCTGGTGGCGATGCTGACGCTGGTCGGCACCGCCAGCATCCTGATGTGGATGCACTGGAAACTGGCGCTGCTGATTCTGCTGTTCAACCCGTTGGTGATTTACGCCACGGTGCAGTTGGGCAAACGGGTCAAGCACCTGAAGAAACTCGAGAATGACAGCACCGCGCGCTTCACGCAGGCATTGAGTGAAACCCTCGATGCGATTCAGGAAGTGCGTGCCGGCAACCGTCAGGGCTTCTTCCTCGGGCGTCTCGGCCTGCGGGCTCAGGAAGTGCGCAACTACGCGGTCAATTCGCAGTGGAAGACCGATGCGTCCAACCGCGCCAGTGGTCTGCTGTTCCAGTTCGGCATCGACATTTTCCGCGCGGCGGCCATGTTGACGGTGCTGTTCTCCGACTTGTCGATCGGCCAGATGCTCGCGGTGTTCAGCTACCTGTGGTTCATGATCGGCCCGGTCGAACAACTGCTGAACCTGCAATACGCCTATTACGCCGCCGGCGGTGCGCTGACCCGGATCAACGAACTGCTGGCCCGTGCCGACGAGCCTCAATACCCCGGCGGCGTCGACCCGTTCAAGGGCCGCGATACCGTCGGCATCGAGGTGCAGGGTCTGAGCTTTGGTTACGGCGATGAGCTGGTGCTGGACCATATGAACCTGTCCATCGCACCGGGCGAGAAAGTGGCGATTGTCGGCGCCAGCGGCGGCGGCAAAAGTACGCTCGTGCAATTGCTGCTGGGCCTGTACACGCCGCTGGCCGGGACCATCCGTTTCGGCGGATCGACCCAGCAGGAAATCGGCCTGGAAACGGTTCGGGAAAACGTCGCGGTGGTGCTGCAACATCCGGCGCTGTTCAACGACACCGTACGCGCCAATCTGACCATGGGCCGCACCCGCAGCGACGAAGCTTGCTGGCAGGCGCTGGAAATCGCCCAGCTCGAACCCACCATCCGTGCCTTGCCGGATGGACTGGACAGCATCGTCGGCCGCTCCGGCGTGCGCCTGTCCGGCGGCCAGCGACAACGTCTGGCGATTGCGCGGATGATCCTCGCCGAGCCGAAAGTGGTGATCCTCGACGAAGCCACCTCGGCCCTCGACGCCGCCACCGAATACAACCTGCACCAGGCCATGGCGCGATTCCTCCATGGCCGCACCACGCTGATCATTGCCCACCGCCTGTCAGCGGTGAAGCAAGCGGACCGGGTGCTGGTGTTCGATGGCGGGCAAGTGGCTGAGGATGGCGACCATCAGCAGCTGATTGCCGATGGTGGTTTGTACGCCAAGCTGTATGGACATTTGCAGCGGTTGTAG
- the mupP gene encoding N-acetylmuramic acid 6-phosphate phosphatase MupP, which yields MAIRAVLFDMDGTLLDTAPDFIAICQAMRADRGLPPMNDKHIRDEISGGAKAMVAVTFSMDPESPGFEELRLEFLERYLAGCAVHSKLFDGMGELLADIEKAHLVWGVVTNKPLRFAEPIMQQLGLAERSALLICPDHVKNSKPDPEMLTLACKMLDLDPSSVLFIGDDLRDIESGRDAGTKTAAVTYGYIHPDDNPRHWGADVVVDHPLELRKVLDNALCSC from the coding sequence ATGGCCATCAGAGCAGTCCTTTTCGACATGGACGGCACGCTGCTCGACACCGCGCCGGACTTCATCGCCATTTGCCAGGCGATGCGCGCGGATCGCGGTTTGCCGCCGATGAACGACAAACACATCCGCGACGAAATCTCCGGCGGTGCCAAGGCCATGGTCGCGGTGACGTTCTCGATGGACCCGGAATCCCCGGGCTTCGAGGAGTTGCGCCTGGAGTTTCTCGAGCGCTACCTCGCCGGCTGCGCCGTGCACAGCAAATTGTTCGACGGCATGGGCGAATTGCTGGCCGATATCGAAAAAGCCCACCTGGTCTGGGGGGTGGTCACCAACAAGCCGCTGCGTTTCGCCGAACCGATCATGCAGCAACTGGGGCTGGCCGAGCGTTCGGCCTTGCTGATCTGCCCGGATCACGTGAAGAACAGCAAACCGGACCCCGAGATGCTGACCCTTGCCTGCAAGATGCTTGATCTGGATCCGTCGAGCGTTCTGTTTATCGGCGATGATCTGCGCGATATCGAGTCCGGCCGCGACGCCGGCACCAAGACTGCCGCCGTAACCTATGGCTACATTCACCCGGACGACAACCCACGGCACTGGGGCGCGGACGTGGTGGTGGATCATCCGCTGGAGTTGCGCAAGGTGCTCGACAACGCTCTGTGCAGTTGCTGA
- a CDS encoding YciK family oxidoreductase — protein sequence MFDYSARPELLKDRVILVTGAGRGIGAAAAKTYAAHGATVLLLGKTEANLTQVYDEIEAAGHPQPAVIPFNLETALPHQYDELAAMIEAEFGHLDGLLHNASIIGPRTPIEQLSGENFMRVMQINVNAMFMLTSTLLPLLKLSQDASVVFTSSSVGRKGRAYWGAYGVSKFATEGLMQTLADEVENVAPVRANSINPGATRTSMRAQAYPGENPLNNPTPEEIMPVYLYLMGPDSTGINGQAFNAQ from the coding sequence ATGTTTGATTACTCCGCTCGCCCCGAATTGCTCAAGGATCGGGTCATTCTGGTCACCGGTGCCGGTCGTGGCATCGGTGCGGCCGCCGCCAAGACCTACGCAGCCCACGGTGCGACCGTGCTGCTGCTGGGCAAGACCGAAGCCAACCTGACTCAGGTCTACGACGAGATCGAAGCGGCCGGGCATCCACAACCGGCCGTGATCCCGTTCAACCTCGAAACCGCCCTGCCCCATCAATACGATGAGCTGGCGGCGATGATAGAGGCTGAGTTCGGCCACCTCGACGGCCTGCTGCACAACGCCTCGATCATTGGCCCGCGTACGCCGATCGAGCAGTTGTCCGGTGAAAACTTCATGCGCGTCATGCAGATCAACGTCAACGCGATGTTCATGCTGACCAGCACCCTGTTGCCGTTGCTCAAGCTGTCGCAGGACGCCTCGGTGGTGTTCACCTCCAGCAGTGTCGGGCGCAAGGGCCGCGCTTATTGGGGCGCTTATGGCGTGTCCAAGTTCGCCACCGAAGGTCTGATGCAAACCCTGGCCGACGAAGTCGAAAACGTCGCCCCGGTGCGCGCCAACAGCATCAACCCGGGCGCCACCCGCACCAGCATGCGCGCTCAGGCTTACCCTGGCGAAAACCCACTGAACAACCCTACCCCGGAAGAGATCATGCCGGTCTATCTGTACCTGATGGGTCCGGACAGCACGGGCATCAATGGCCAGGCATTCAACGCCCAGTAG